Part of the bacterium genome is shown below.
GCGCATGATCGCGATCCCCGAGGTGCGCGGCAGCAACCGCAGCAACACGGGATCGCGGGCGAGCGCGGCCTCGATTTCCCCCAGCGGCTCGCAGGCGCCGATATGCAGGGCCAGATGCGCCGGTGATCCGGCCGGCCCCTGCCATCGCACCCGCAGACCGCCGGGCTCCTGGTTGACGATGGCCACGGTCCGGCCGATTATGCCGAGAGCGGATACGGTCGAACGGTCTCCTGACGGCGGTAGCACGGTCCAGCGAAAGCACTGGCCGCACGACAGGGTGCGGGTCAGATCGTAGGGCGGCTCAACCGGGATGAGCACGGCGCGGCTCGCCGCGCGGGGCCTGCGATGGCTGCCCGTGTGCATCGCCTCCTGTCAGCTCCCGAGGATGCCCGCGTCCAGCACGAGCTGCGACCACGTCTCCATCCGGGCGTAAGCTGCCCGCACGTCACCAATGTCGACCAGGCGACCGGTAAGGCGGTCGGTCTCCCGGATCGCCACGCGGCCGGACGGCACGTTCACGACATGCACGAGCCCAAAGTGTACCTGCCCGACCGCGTTCTCATCGTCGTTGAGGACGCCCGCCAGCCGGGCGGTCCAGGGACCGTCCACGATCAACTCTTCGTCGAGCTCGCGGCGCAGGCCCGCGGCCACGGCGTCGGCGGCCTCGCCCTCGTCGATCTTCGCGATATGCCCACCCACGCCGATCGAGTAAAGCCCGTGCAGCCGGCCCTCGCCTCCGGCCTGCGTGCGTTGGAAGAGCATGTAGCGGCTGCTGCTCTGGACCACCAGGTAGGGGATGATCTGCTTGAGCGAGGGGTCGTCTTCAACGTCGCCGCGGCGTCGGAAGACCCCGAACTGCCGGACGCGCGCCAGGTATTCGTCCAGCCCGACGGAGGAGACGCCGCGGAACGGCCCGCTCCAGAAGAGGTCTGCCCGCGGGACTACCAGGATCTGTTCATCCATGCCCATGCCCGTATCACCTTATGTCCGCAGATTCCAGCGTACCCGGGTCCGGGGTCGAGTAGACGAACTTGGCGAGCACTACCGGCCGGTGCGGCTCCCTGATGTAGGGCAGCAGGAGCGGGATATCGGGGAAGATCGGCAGCGCCGTCAGCCCGTCCGGCGGGACCCACCGCAGCGGTCCCTCGTGAGAGGCCACGACCGTGCTTTCCTCCACGCGCGCGGAGAAAAGGAAGATCTCCCAGTGCTCACCGGTGGAGCGCACGATGGCGGTGGCCACACCGCGGAACTCTAGGGGCGGATCAATGCCCGCTTCCTCCCTCAACTCACGCTGCGCGGCATCGAGAGGATCCTCTCCACGGTCCACCTTGCCTCCGATGGCGTTCCAGAAGCCGGCGTCGGGCTCGTGCTGTCGGTGGATCAGGAGCAGAGCGTCGCCGTGGAAGACGAAACAGAGTGTCCGCAGGTAGACCGCGGTGGGTCCATCAGGGTGAGGGCGCGGTGTGAATATCCCCATGGAAGTCGGGCGCGCGGCCTCTTTCAGCGATAGTACGCCAGCTTCATCGCTTCCCGCGCGCGCTCGAGCGTCTCGCCCGCGATCTCGCGCGCCCGCCGGGTGCCATCGGTGATGATCTCCTCGACGTACCCGGCCCGCGCCGCGAATCCGGCGCGCCGCTCGCGGATCGGGTCGAGGAAGGTGTTCAGTGCGCGGGCCAGCCGCTTCTTTACCTCAACATCGCCGACCCGGCCGGCCTCGTAGCGCTCCTTCAGATCCTCCACCTCGGCCCGATCGGCGTTGAACGCATCGTGATAGGTGAACACCGGGTTGCCTTCGACGGTACCCGGATCGGTCGGGTGGATCCGATTCGGGTCGGTGTACATGCGCATCACCCGCTGTGTTACGGTATCGGCATCATCCGCGAGGTAGATTGCGTTGCCCACCGACTTGCTCATCTTGGCCTTGCCGTCGGTGCCGGGCAGCGTGCCGACCTCGCCGATGAGGGTCTCGGGTTCGGGGAACACCGGCGCGAACAGCTCGTTGAACCGGCGCGCGATCTCGCGGGTCAGCTCGAGGTGCGAGGCCTGGTCCTTGCCCACCGGGACTATCTCGCCGCGCACGCTCAGGATGTCCGCCGCCTGCAGCACCGGATAGCCGAGCAGCCCGGCCGAAGGCTGCTTGATGTGGAGATCGCGCATCTGCTCCTTCAGCGTCGGCACGCGCTGCAGGCGCGGCACGGGCACCAGCATCGAGAAGATCAACTGCAGCTCCGAGATCTGCGGGACGGCCGATTGAAGAACGATCGTGGACCGCTCGGGATCAATCCCTACGCTTAGGTAGTCGAGCACGATCTCGCGGATGTTCTCCTCGATATCCTCCAGGTGGTCCAGCCGGGTGGTCAGGATGTGGTAGTCGGCGAGCAGGAAGAAGCAGTCGTACTCGTCCTGCAGCCGCACGCGGTTGGCGAGCGTGCCGACGTAGTGCCCCAGGTGGAGCTTCCCTGTGGGACGATCCCCGGTCAGCAGACGTCCCTTCTTCATCGCCGTCCTCCCATCGTGTCTCGATCCTCCCCACCGCCGATGAGACCCTCTTCCGGCGCCCCGTCCTCGACGCTCCTGCGCAGCCGCGCCAGCTCGGCCTCGTAGCGCGTCAGCGCGCGGAGAATCGCGTCGCGGTTGGCCCGGCAGATTGCGGCCCACATCTGCGCGGGGCTGCGTGCTATCCGCGTCATCTCCTCGTGCGCAGGACCACCGATTGCGCGGGCGTCCGCGGCGACCGCCCGGTGGAGCGCCATGCTGACAAGATACGGTAAGTGGCTCACCTGTGCCACCATCTCGTCGTGCGCCACGGGATCGAGTATCACCGGATGCATGCCGAGGCGCACCACGAACGCCTGCATCGCCGCAACCGCCTCGGGCGCCGTGAGCGCCGTGGGCGTCAGGACAAACGGGCGCCCGTCGAGCAGTTCGGCACTTGCCGCGGCCATCCCCTGTCCCTCGTTCCCTGCCATGGGGTGCCCGCCGACGAAGTGCACCCCTTCAGGTAGTGCGGCGTGAACAGCAGTGACGATCGGCGCCTTCACGCTCCCGACGTCAGTAAGAACGGAGCTACGGCGCATCCGCTTGGCCGCGGCGATCGCCGTGGCGGCCACCAACTCCAGCGGGGTCGCCACGATGACGAGATCGGCTTCGGCCACACAGTCGAGATCGGCGCTGCCGGCGTCAATCGCGCCGCGGCGCGCTGCCAGATCGAGCGCGTCGGGGTCTACGTCAACGCCGAGCACGCGGACCCCGACCGCCCGCAGGCGCAGGGCCAGCGACCCGCCGATCACCCCCAGGCCGACGACGGCCGCGGTGCGGGGAAATGACCCGGGCGTCCCGGCCGGCCCGTCCATGCCTAGATCTCCCGGCCGAGGACGCCGGCGATCGGCCGCAGCGACGCCATCAGGCCGGCGAAGTTCTCCAAGTTCAGCGACTGCGGGCCGTCGCTGAGCGCGCTGGCGGGATCGGGGTGCACCTCGACCATCAGGCCGTCGGCGCCGGCGGCCACCGCGGCCCGCGCCATCGGCGCGACGTAGCGCCACTTCCCGGTCCCGTGGCTCGGGTCCACGAGGACCGGCAGGTGCGTCAACTGCTTGAGCACGGGGATGGCGGACAGGTCGAGGGTGTAGCGGGTGTGCCCGTTGAACCCCCGGATGCCACGCTCGCACAGCACAACCTGGTAGTTTCCCTCGCTGAGGATGTACTCGGCGGCCATCAGCAGCTCTTCGATCGTCGCGCTCACGCCGCGCTTGAGCAGCACCGGCAGCCGCGCGCGCCCGGCCTCACGCAGCAGGGTGTAGTTCTGCATGTTCCGCGCGCCTATCTGGATCATATCGGCGTAGCGCACGACGAGCTCGAGCTGCGCGGCGTCCATCGCCTCTGTCACCACAGGCAGGCCGGTGCGATCGCGGGCCTCGGCGAGAAGGCGCAGCCCTTCTTCCTCCAGCCCCTGGAAGGAGTACGGCGAGGTCCTGGGCTTGAACGCGCCGCCCCGGAGGAGCGTGGCGCCCGCCGCCTTGACGCCGTCGGCCGCGGCCAGGATCTGCTCGCGGCTCTCCACAGAGCACGGGCCGGCGATCACGGCCACGCGGGCGCCGCCGATCGGTTGGCCCCCCGCGGTCACGACGGTGTCCTGGGGGATGAACTCCCGGCTCACCAGCTTGTACGGCTGGAGGATCGCCACCACGCGCTCGACGCCCGGGGCCACCTCGAGCGACTCGCGCAGGATCTCCTTGGTGCGGTCGTCGCCGACCACGCCGATCACCGTGCGCGACACGCCGACAGAGATGTGGGTATTCAGGCCCGCGCCGTGGATCCGCTCGACCACGGCCTGCACCTGGCGTTCGCTCGCTCCGGATTCCATTACGACGATCATGCCGATCCCCCCAGAAATAGAGACCCCCCTACAGGAGACGAGAGACTATTGAGGTTTGGGGTAGTATAGCACGGCGATCAGGCGGTCCCGCCCCGCAGGAGCCGAGGATCGAACGCGTCCCGCAGGCCGTCGCCAAATAGGTTCAGCCCGATCACCAGAAGCATGATCGCCAGGCCGGGAAAGACGGTGATCCACGGCGCCTGGCCCATGTATACACGGCCGCCGCTCAGAATGGTACCCAGACTTGGAATGTGCGGCGGCACGCCCGCGCCCAGGAAGCTCAGCAGCGCCTCCCCCAGCACCGCGTAGGCGAAGATGAATGTGCCCTGGACGATTGCCGGCGACATGCAGTTGGGCAGCACGTGGCGCGCCATGATCATGGCGTCCGAGAGCCCCAGCGAGCGCGCCGCGGTCACGTACTCGAACTCGCGGACGACCAGGACGCTACCGCGGATGATTCTGGCCATGCGGGGAGAGTAGACGATCCCCAGCGCTACCGCCACGTTGACCGCGCTCGGACCCAGGGCCGCCATCAAGGCGATGGCGAGGATCACGGCCGGAAACGCCATCAGCGCGTCCATGAGGCGCATCAGTGGGTTGTCCAGCCGCGGCATGTAGCCGGCAGCCAGGCCTACCGGAAGTCCGATCGTGGTGCTGATAACCACCACCGCGGTGCCGATGGCCAGCGACAGGCGGATGCCGTAGAGCACCCGGCTGAACACGTCCCTCCCGAAGTCATCGGTACCCAGGGGGTGAACGGCCGAGGGAGGTTTGAGGCGGTCGGCGATCTCCATCCTCTGCGGGTTGGCCGGCGCCAGCAGCGGGGCCAGCGCGGCCGTCAGGAACAGCCCGATGAGGATCAGGCCGCCCAGGATCACGATCGGCCGCCGGAGCATCATGCGCCACCGGAGCCGCCACGGCGAGATCGGCTCGGCGACGACCCTCGGCGGAGGCGGGATGCGCGGCATCGTCAGTACCGGATCCTAGGATCAACGGCCGCGTAGACGACGTCCACCAGCAGGTTGATCACGACGTACGCGGCGGCAATGAGGAGCACGATCCCCTGAATCACCGGGTAGTCGCGCCTAAGAACCGAGGTGATCAGCAGTTGCCCGACGCCCGGGATCGTGAAGATGGTTTCCGCAACAACGTTGCCGCCCATCATGACCGAGAAGATAATCCCCACCACGGTGACCACCGCGATGAGGGCATTGGGAAAGGCGTGGCGGAGCGTGACCCGCTGCGACGACAGCCCTTTGGCCCGTGCCGTCCGCATGTAGTCCTGAGCAACCACGTCCAGCATGGCCGCCCGCGTCATGCGGGCGATCAGCGCGGACTGGACGAACCCCATGGTGAAAGCCGGCAGCGCCATGTACCTGAGACTCGTCCACAGCCCTTCGGTAGGCGAAACGTAGCCGGCCACGGGCAGAAGCCCCAGGTGGACCGAGAAGAACAGCACCAGGTTGAGCGCCAGCCAGAACTCCGGCACCGACACGCCCAGGAAGGCCACGAGCGTCACCCCCTGGTCCATCAACGAGCCACGCCGCACCGCCGAGATGATGCCGGCCGGTACCCCGATGCCCACCGATATGGAGATCGCCAGGGCGCTGAGGAGCACCGTGGGCAGCAGGTGCTGGCGAATGGTGGTGGTAACCGGCAGGCCGAAGAAGATGGACGTCCCAAGATCGCCAACCAGGACCTTCTGGAACCACCGGAACCACTGGGTGAGCAGCGGGGCATCCAGCCCCAGTTCTTGGCGCAGCCGTGTCACGGCCTCGTCCGGGGCGTCGGGCCCCAGCATTATTACCGCGGGGTCACCGGGCGTGAGGTGAATGAGCAGGAAGACGATGGTCCCGACCAGGATGACGATCGGGACCATCGCCGCAAGACGGCGTGCCAGGTAGGCCCGCATGGCCTCCTAAGGAGCGATCCACACGTTCCAGAAGAATAGGTCAGGCCGGGTGGCCAGTCCCTGCACTCCGGGCCGCGCGATCGCCAGGTTGAAGAAGTCGCCGAACTTGATGCCCGGCACGTCCTCCCAGTAAAGCCGCTGGACATCTTCCCAGAGACGCTTGCGCGCCGCAGGGTCGGGCTCGCGGATCAACCGCCCGATCAGGCGGTCCTTCTCCTCGGTCGTCCACCATCCCGGCCAGGTGGGGCCGATGATGACCGGCTGGATCGGAGGGTCCACGCCCGGGCTGAAGATGAACGAGGTGCTGAAGACCTCGTACAGATCGGGATTGGCCCGGCGCGAGAGCACGGTCGCCCAGTCCAGAACTTGAAGATCCATGTTGAACCCGGCCTCCTCGAGTTGCTGGGAGGCGATCAGCGCCGGCTTGTATGCCCAGTCGAAGGCCGCGCTGGTGATCCACCGCACGGGCTGGCCGCGGTATCCGGCCTCGGCCAGCAGGCGGCGCGCCGTGGCCAGGTCGCGGCGGTTGTAGGGGCCCAGGCCCTCGCGGGAGTACCAGGGGGACTCCTTGAACATCAGGCTGCCGTCCACCCGGAACATGAGCGGGTTGCCGAAAGTACCCGCCATGATCTTGCTCATGTCCAGGGCCGCCAGGAACGCCTGTCGCATCCGGCGGTCGGTGAACAGCCCCCTGCGCTTGTTGAAGACCGCCATGGGCTGGCCGTAGGGCTTGAGGATCAGGGTGCGGACCTTAGGATTGTTGCGCAGGTCGCCGTAGGCGTCCGGGGTGATGCTCTCGGCGTAGTCGTACTGCCCGGTCATCACGCCGTTGATGCGGGTCTGCACGTCGGGAACGATCACGAACCGCAGCTTGTCGGCGTAGGCCACCTTCTGGCCACCGTAGCCGTCGGGGCTCCCAGCGCGCGCCGAGTATCCGTCGAACCGCTCGAGCTCGATCGCCTGGCCGGGCACCCATCGCGTGAACTTGAACGGTCCGGTTCCGATCAGCTCCGAGAGCTCGGTGATCCGCTTCGTGCCGGCGGCGTCGGCTACCGCCTGCTGGTAGATCCCCGCGAGCTGGATCGGCTGCGCCAGCGCGGCGATCAGGATGCCGGACGGCTGCTTGAGCCGTATCACAACGGTGCTGGCGCCCCTGGCCTCGATCGCCTCGATGTCGTCGCGGAAGAACGGCACCGCGACCACGGCCATCTTCACCCATCGCTGCAACGACGCCACGACGTCGCGGGGCGTCATCACTCGCCCGTTGTGGAAGCGCACATTCGACCGCAGCGTGATCGTGTACTCCTTGCCGCCGTCTCCGACCTTGTAGCCCTCCGCAAGCATTGGAATGATCCGGAAGTTCTTGTCGTAGGTGAACAGGGGCTCGAACACGTGCCAGGCGACGATCTCGGTCAGGTAGGCCGTGGTGGAATGGATGTCCAGCGCGGGCGGATCCGCGCTGATGGCCACGGTCAGCGTGCCGCCGCGCTGCGGGGCCGGGGGCTGGGCCCAGCCGCTTGCGACGGTCCCGAGCAACCCGGCGAGCGTAAGAGCAAGAACCACTCGCATGCCTCTCATGCTTCAACCTCCTCAGTCCCCTCGGCAGACTTCAATACCCGGCGAGCTTCAACGCCGGCGGTGCCTAGGGGTCTACATTCTACATTCTACATTGAGGTTCGGGCCGGCACAATGAGCCCCTCAGAAGGAAGCCGGCGCCCGGCACCGAACATGTAATGTTCAAACAAGTCAGCACGAGTCAGCAGGGGAGGGTCGGGTATGAGCCGCGAACGCGATCTTGAACAGGTGCTGCGCGAGCTGAGTCCCTCGACGCGGCGGGAGTTCCTCAAACGGGCAGCCGCGATGGGTATCACGGCGGCCGCCGCCCAGGCCATGCTCATCAAGAACCCCACCATCGTGACCGCGGGGCCGAGCGCGAAGCGGGGGGGCACTATCCGTATCCTGAGCCACCAGGAGGTGGCCAGCCTTAGCCCCGACGACATAGGCCCCACGATGCAGTGGAACATGATCACGCAGATCCACAACGCGCTGGTCGAGGTCAATGACAACTTCGTTGTCGAGCGCGTGCTTGCCTCGAACTACCTGGCGTCGAAGGACGGGATGATGTACACCTTCACGCTGCGCAAGGGCGTGAAGTTCCACGACGGGACCGAGTTCACCGCCGACGACGCAAAGTACACCTACGACTTCCACATGAACCCGAACAACGCGACGATTCAGGGCGTCCTGTTCAAGAGCGTGGACAAGGTAGAGACCCCGGACAAGTACACGGTCGTGGTCAAGATGAAGGAGCCCAACGCCGCCTTCCTGCGGCAGGCGGCGACGGTCTTAATCGTCCCGGCCCGCTACCACGGCCGCATCGGCGAGAAGGCCTACAAGGCCGCCCCGATCGGAACCGGGGCGTTCAGGCTAAAGGAGTGGAGACCCGCGGAGTTCACGGTCGTCGAGGCGTTCGACCAGCATTTCCGGGGCAGGCCCAACGCAGACTTCTTCAGGCAGGACATCGTGCCGGACCCATCGGTGCGCTCGATCGCGCTGCGCACCGGAACCTCTGACTCGTCCGCCTGGCCCCTGCTGTCAGAGGATAACCTGCGCTTCGAGGCCGATCCGGGCTACACAGTGTTCCGCACGTCGAGCCTGGCGACCAACCACTTCCCGCTCAACAACGATCACCCCATTCTCTCAGACAAGCGCGTGCGGCAGGCCATGATGCACGCGATCGACCGCCAGCGTCTGATTGACGACGTCTTCCGCGGCACGGCGATAATCGCGCACTCCATCTTCCCCCCGGCGCTGCAGTACTGGTACGAGAAGGGCGTCAAGCAGTATCCCTACAGCCCCGACCGCGCCAGGACGATGCTGGAGGAGGCCGGCTGGCGGATGGGACCGGGCGGCGTGCGCGTAAAGGACGGGCAGCGACTCTCGTTCACCTGCGCGGTGATCACCGGCGACCGGGCACGCCGGCCTGAGGCCGAGATTACCCAGCAGGACCTGGCAGGGGTGGGGATGGAGATGCGAATCGTGGAGCGGCCCGTCGCCACCATCCTTTCCCAGCTTCCCAAGGGCGAGCTGGACGCCTCGCTGTTCAACTGGACCTACAACGCCGGCGGAGGCGAACCCGACCCGTCGGCCACCCTGGCCGTGGGCGCGGCGCGGAACTTCTCGCGGTTCAAGAACCAGCGGGTCGAGGAGTTGCTGCCTGCCGGGCTGCGTGAGGTAGACCCTGCCAAGCGCAAGAAGATCTACAGCGAGATCCAGAAGATCGTCGCCGAAGAGACCCCATTCCTCAACATCATGTACTGGGACTGGTTCATCATCTTCAACAAGCGGATCAAGGGGCTGCCCGCCTCGACGCAGTCCGGATCCACCCTCATCCGCGACGCCTACAAGTGGTGGATCGAGTAGGCCGGAACGTGCTCAAGCATCAACTCACCCCCGGGGGGCGCGGCGATAGGCGCCGGCCCCCCGGGCCTCACCTCTGGACCGCGGGCTGCGTCAGATGCTGAGATACCTGGCATCGCGCCTGATGCAGGGCTCCGTCGTGATCCTCCTGGTCAGCATCGGAACGTTCTCCATGATGCACTTGATCCCCGGGGATCCGGTGGACCTGATGGTGGGCGAAGCCCAAGTCACCCAGGAACAGCTCGACATGATCCGCAAGAAGTGGGGGTTCGACCGGCCGGTCCACGAACAGTACTTCACCTGGGTCGTGAACATGGCGCGCGGTGACTTCGGCCAGTCGGTCGTACGCACGGGCGTCCCAGTGCGCAACATGATAAGCGAAGCCGCCGTCGTCACCGCCAAGCTCAACCTGCTGGCGTTCTTCATCTCCATAGCACTCGCCATCCCGTTGGGGGTCGTGGCGGCCGTCAGGCGCTACTCCGGGTTTGACTACGCCATTATGGTGTCCTCAACGCTCGGCCTGGCCCTGCCCAACTTCTGGATAGGCCTGATGCTGATCGTCCTGTTCTCGCTGCTGCTGGGCTGGCTGCCGCCGTTCGGGCTGCCGTCGTGGCAGGGATATGTCATGCCCGTGGCGGTGATCGTGGCGAACCAGACGGCGCTGCTGGCAAGGATGATGCGAGCCTCGACCATTGAGGGCATCGGAGAGGACTACGTCCGCACGGCGCGCGCCAAGGGCCTTTCGGAAGGAATAGTGGTCTCCAGGCACGTGGTGCGCAACGCCCTGCTTCCGGTCGTCACCGTAATCGGCTACCGCATTGCCTTCCTCCTGAGCGGCACGATCGTGATCGAGAACGTGTTTGCGCTCCCAGGGCTCGGCCAGTTGTTCATCGAGTCGGTGAACCGCGTGGACTACCAGGTCGTCCAGGCAATCGTCTTTGTGCTCAGCGTGCTGGTGGTGCTTGGGAACCTGATTACCGATCTGGTCTACGGCTATATCGACCCACGGATACGTATCGGGTGATCGGATGATCCAGAGAGAAGCCGTGACCCCAAAGCCCTACCGGAGGTCCGAGTTCACCCGCGCCTGGCGCCGGTTCAGGCGCTATCGCCCGGGGCTGTTTGGGCTGTGCTTCATCCTGGCGCTAGTGATAATGGCGGTGGTCCCGGACCTGCTCTCGCCCCACTCGCACACGTACATCTTCCGTGGAATGAGGGGAGCGCCGCCCTCGTGGTCACACCCGTTGGGGTTCGACCACATAGGCCGCGACATGCTGAGCCGGACGATCTGGGGCTCGCGCGTGGCCCTCATCGTTGGGTTGCTGGCGACCGGGATCTCGGTGGCGGT
Proteins encoded:
- a CDS encoding 8-oxo-dGTP diphosphatase, whose amino-acid sequence is MGIFTPRPHPDGPTAVYLRTLCFVFHGDALLLIHRQHEPDAGFWNAIGGKVDRGEDPLDAAQRELREEAGIDPPLEFRGVATAIVRSTGEHWEIFLFSARVEESTVVASHEGPLRWVPPDGLTALPIFPDIPLLLPYIREPHRPVVLAKFVYSTPDPGTLESADIR
- the trpS gene encoding tryptophan--tRNA ligase, whose amino-acid sequence is MKKGRLLTGDRPTGKLHLGHYVGTLANRVRLQDEYDCFFLLADYHILTTRLDHLEDIEENIREIVLDYLSVGIDPERSTIVLQSAVPQISELQLIFSMLVPVPRLQRVPTLKEQMRDLHIKQPSAGLLGYPVLQAADILSVRGEIVPVGKDQASHLELTREIARRFNELFAPVFPEPETLIGEVGTLPGTDGKAKMSKSVGNAIYLADDADTVTQRVMRMYTDPNRIHPTDPGTVEGNPVFTYHDAFNADRAEVEDLKERYEAGRVGDVEVKKRLARALNTFLDPIRERRAGFAARAGYVEEIITDGTRRAREIAGETLERAREAMKLAYYR
- a CDS encoding prephenate dehydrogenase, yielding MDGPAGTPGSFPRTAAVVGLGVIGGSLALRLRAVGVRVLGVDVDPDALDLAARRGAIDAGSADLDCVAEADLVIVATPLELVAATAIAAAKRMRRSSVLTDVGSVKAPIVTAVHAALPEGVHFVGGHPMAGNEGQGMAAASAELLDGRPFVLTPTALTAPEAVAAMQAFVVRLGMHPVILDPVAHDEMVAQVSHLPYLVSMALHRAVAADARAIGGPAHEEMTRIARSPAQMWAAICRANRDAILRALTRYEAELARLRRSVEDGAPEEGLIGGGEDRDTMGGRR
- the aroF gene encoding 3-deoxy-7-phosphoheptulonate synthase, whose product is MIVVMESGASERQVQAVVERIHGAGLNTHISVGVSRTVIGVVGDDRTKEILRESLEVAPGVERVVAILQPYKLVSREFIPQDTVVTAGGQPIGGARVAVIAGPCSVESREQILAAADGVKAAGATLLRGGAFKPRTSPYSFQGLEEEGLRLLAEARDRTGLPVVTEAMDAAQLELVVRYADMIQIGARNMQNYTLLREAGRARLPVLLKRGVSATIEELLMAAEYILSEGNYQVVLCERGIRGFNGHTRYTLDLSAIPVLKQLTHLPVLVDPSHGTGKWRYVAPMARAAVAAGADGLMVEVHPDPASALSDGPQSLNLENFAGLMASLRPIAGVLGREI
- a CDS encoding ABC transporter permease, whose amino-acid sequence is MPRIPPPPRVVAEPISPWRLRWRMMLRRPIVILGGLILIGLFLTAALAPLLAPANPQRMEIADRLKPPSAVHPLGTDDFGRDVFSRVLYGIRLSLAIGTAVVVISTTIGLPVGLAAGYMPRLDNPLMRLMDALMAFPAVILAIALMAALGPSAVNVAVALGIVYSPRMARIIRGSVLVVREFEYVTAARSLGLSDAMIMARHVLPNCMSPAIVQGTFIFAYAVLGEALLSFLGAGVPPHIPSLGTILSGGRVYMGQAPWITVFPGLAIMLLVIGLNLFGDGLRDAFDPRLLRGGTA
- a CDS encoding ABC transporter permease → MRAYLARRLAAMVPIVILVGTIVFLLIHLTPGDPAVIMLGPDAPDEAVTRLRQELGLDAPLLTQWFRWFQKVLVGDLGTSIFFGLPVTTTIRQHLLPTVLLSALAISISVGIGVPAGIISAVRRGSLMDQGVTLVAFLGVSVPEFWLALNLVLFFSVHLGLLPVAGYVSPTEGLWTSLRYMALPAFTMGFVQSALIARMTRAAMLDVVAQDYMRTARAKGLSSQRVTLRHAFPNALIAVVTVVGIIFSVMMGGNVVAETIFTIPGVGQLLITSVLRRDYPVIQGIVLLIAAAYVVINLLVDVVYAAVDPRIRY
- a CDS encoding ABC transporter substrate-binding protein, whose amino-acid sequence is MRGMRVVLALTLAGLLGTVASGWAQPPAPQRGGTLTVAISADPPALDIHSTTAYLTEIVAWHVFEPLFTYDKNFRIIPMLAEGYKVGDGGKEYTITLRSNVRFHNGRVMTPRDVVASLQRWVKMAVVAVPFFRDDIEAIEARGASTVVIRLKQPSGILIAALAQPIQLAGIYQQAVADAAGTKRITELSELIGTGPFKFTRWVPGQAIELERFDGYSARAGSPDGYGGQKVAYADKLRFVIVPDVQTRINGVMTGQYDYAESITPDAYGDLRNNPKVRTLILKPYGQPMAVFNKRRGLFTDRRMRQAFLAALDMSKIMAGTFGNPLMFRVDGSLMFKESPWYSREGLGPYNRRDLATARRLLAEAGYRGQPVRWITSAAFDWAYKPALIASQQLEEAGFNMDLQVLDWATVLSRRANPDLYEVFSTSFIFSPGVDPPIQPVIIGPTWPGWWTTEEKDRLIGRLIREPDPAARKRLWEDVQRLYWEDVPGIKFGDFFNLAIARPGVQGLATRPDLFFWNVWIAP
- a CDS encoding ABC transporter substrate-binding protein encodes the protein MSRERDLEQVLRELSPSTRREFLKRAAAMGITAAAAQAMLIKNPTIVTAGPSAKRGGTIRILSHQEVASLSPDDIGPTMQWNMITQIHNALVEVNDNFVVERVLASNYLASKDGMMYTFTLRKGVKFHDGTEFTADDAKYTYDFHMNPNNATIQGVLFKSVDKVETPDKYTVVVKMKEPNAAFLRQAATVLIVPARYHGRIGEKAYKAAPIGTGAFRLKEWRPAEFTVVEAFDQHFRGRPNADFFRQDIVPDPSVRSIALRTGTSDSSAWPLLSEDNLRFEADPGYTVFRTSSLATNHFPLNNDHPILSDKRVRQAMMHAIDRQRLIDDVFRGTAIIAHSIFPPALQYWYEKGVKQYPYSPDRARTMLEEAGWRMGPGGVRVKDGQRLSFTCAVITGDRARRPEAEITQQDLAGVGMEMRIVERPVATILSQLPKGELDASLFNWTYNAGGGEPDPSATLAVGAARNFSRFKNQRVEELLPAGLREVDPAKRKKIYSEIQKIVAEETPFLNIMYWDWFIIFNKRIKGLPASTQSGSTLIRDAYKWWIE
- a CDS encoding ABC transporter permease, giving the protein MLRYLASRLMQGSVVILLVSIGTFSMMHLIPGDPVDLMVGEAQVTQEQLDMIRKKWGFDRPVHEQYFTWVVNMARGDFGQSVVRTGVPVRNMISEAAVVTAKLNLLAFFISIALAIPLGVVAAVRRYSGFDYAIMVSSTLGLALPNFWIGLMLIVLFSLLLGWLPPFGLPSWQGYVMPVAVIVANQTALLARMMRASTIEGIGEDYVRTARAKGLSEGIVVSRHVVRNALLPVVTVIGYRIAFLLSGTIVIENVFALPGLGQLFIESVNRVDYQVVQAIVFVLSVLVVLGNLITDLVYGYIDPRIRIG